One genomic window of Kiloniellales bacterium includes the following:
- a CDS encoding 2-oxoglutarate and iron-dependent oxygenase domain-containing protein has protein sequence MTETALPVIDMAPLFGSDDAARAEIARAIRAACRDSGFFYVAGHGVGAEVLARLEAESRDFFARPTVEKMEIAMARGGPAWRGFFPVGAELTSGRPDIKEGLYFGSELPPEHPRVAAGWPLHGANLWPAGVPGLRPAVEAHMAATTRAARVLLEGVALSLDLKADYFRVHYTAEPTVLFRVFHYPARAPAGLDESETWGVGEHSDYGLLTLLAQDRHGGLQVKTPRGWIEAPPIPGTLVCNIGDMLDRLTGGWFRSTAHRVRNLSGHDRLSFPLFFDPDFAAEIRPLPQAAAAPETGEPRWDGADLQAFEGTYGDYLLGKVAKVFPELRKQVL, from the coding sequence ATGACGGAGACCGCTCTCCCCGTGATCGACATGGCGCCGCTCTTCGGCAGCGATGACGCGGCGCGCGCCGAGATCGCGCGGGCGATTCGGGCGGCCTGCCGGGACAGCGGCTTCTTCTATGTCGCGGGTCACGGCGTCGGGGCGGAGGTCCTGGCGCGCCTGGAGGCCGAGAGCCGGGACTTCTTCGCCCGGCCGACGGTCGAGAAGATGGAGATCGCCATGGCCAGGGGCGGGCCGGCCTGGCGCGGCTTCTTCCCGGTCGGGGCCGAGCTGACCTCGGGGCGGCCGGACATCAAGGAGGGGCTCTACTTCGGCAGCGAGCTGCCGCCGGAGCACCCGCGGGTCGCCGCCGGCTGGCCGCTGCACGGCGCCAACCTCTGGCCGGCCGGGGTGCCGGGCCTGCGTCCGGCGGTCGAGGCCCACATGGCGGCCACGACCCGCGCGGCCCGGGTCCTGCTGGAGGGGGTGGCCCTGAGCCTCGACCTGAAAGCCGACTACTTCCGCGTCCACTATACCGCCGAGCCGACGGTGCTGTTCCGGGTCTTCCACTATCCGGCGCGCGCGCCCGCCGGCCTCGACGAGAGCGAGACCTGGGGCGTCGGCGAGCACAGCGACTACGGCCTCTTGACCCTCTTGGCCCAGGACCGCCACGGCGGTCTGCAGGTCAAGACGCCGCGCGGCTGGATCGAGGCGCCGCCGATCCCGGGCACCCTGGTCTGCAACATCGGCGACATGCTGGACCGCCTGACCGGCGGCTGGTTTCGCTCGACCGCGCACCGGGTTCGCAACCTCAGCGGCCACGACCGCCTGTCCTTCCCGCTGTTCTTCGATCCCGACTTCGCCGCCGAGATCCGGCCCCTGCCGCAGGCCGCGGCCGCGCCCGAGACCGGCGAGCCGCGCTGGGACGGCGCCGACCTCCAGGCCTTCGAGGGCACCTACGGCGACTACCTCCTGGGCAAGGTCGCCAAGGTCTTCCCCGAGTTGCGCAAGCAGGTGCTCTGA